In Rana temporaria chromosome 3, aRanTem1.1, whole genome shotgun sequence, a single window of DNA contains:
- the LOC120930774 gene encoding protein kinase C delta type-like, with translation MEFYSGGELGKRIKAKKSCDLHTMRRLASELLCALQWVHSKGVMHGDVKPENILLDCNGHVRLADFGIAVTNMFGTETRTGEFGSELYKAPEGNYQPD, from the exons ATGGAATTTTATAGTGGGGGAGAGCTGGGGAAACGTATCAAAGCCAAGAAATCATGTGACCTCCACACCATGAGACGTCTGGCATCAGAACTCCTATGTGCTCTGCAGTGGGTGCACTCTAAAGGCGTAATGCACGG tgACGTGAAGCCTGAGAACATTCTTCTGGATTGCAACGGTCATGTGAGATTAGCCGACTTTGGTATAGCAGTAACCAACATGTTTGGAACCGAGACAAGAACTGGAGAGTTTGGCTCAGAATTATACAAAGCACCTGAG GGCAATTATCAACCAGATTAG
- the LOC120933650 gene encoding serine/threonine-protein kinase Sgk2-like yields the protein MMLLFSSQTCSDPSLSLISPQIFKDEPFDKAVDYFALGVTLFEAAFGIYPFNIKNPRASICQDLPRYPVGTDDVLVDFLNKLLCKDQKKRKVYIAKIRNHRFFRGINWEKLEAGKTHAPFAERRKDLVEEMVKTTLDLYERIGYRWKLGKKEQEQFMGFSFVSEEWKAIQNLKNTTQKKKLN from the exons ATGATGTTGTTGTTTTCCAGCCAGACATGTTCtgatccttctctctctctgattTCCCCACAGATATTTAAGGACGAGCCATTTGACAAAGCTGTGGACTATTTCGCATTGGGGGTCACATTATTTGAGGCAGCCTTTGGAATTTATCCATTCAACATAAAAAATCCTCGAGCTTCCATATGCCAAGATTTGCCACGTTATCCAGTCGGTACCGATGATGTCTTAGTGGACTTTCTGAACAAG CTCCTATGTAAAGACCAGAAAAAACGCAAGGTCTATATTGCCAAGATACGGAACCACCGATTTTTCCGAGGAATAAATTGGGAAAAGCTGGAGGCAGGGAAGACGCATGCCCCATTTGCTGAACGTCGGAAG gaccTTGTAGAAGAAATGGTGAAGACGACATTAGATCTGTATGAGAGGATTGGATATCGATGGAAGCTTGGGAAGAAGGAACAGGAACAGTTCATGGGCTTTTCATTTGTCAGTGAAGAATGGAAAGCCATACAGAATCTGAAGAACACCACACAAAAGAAAAAGCTAAACTGA